Proteins from one Monodelphis domestica isolate mMonDom1 chromosome 6, mMonDom1.pri, whole genome shotgun sequence genomic window:
- the CCDC87 gene encoding coiled-coil domain-containing protein 87: MEPRKYGLGRGRRQPPQDRTADPELQKLYHRLLQPLSLFPSDVVPETPEPLPTPTEARVGVEEVSGRDSFFMEQLSPGSLCKLVAERLSHVGISPEVPLDGRRRLAEVILSELQYGWQMPEPEPGLSPREQQQLRQRVETHVVLSAEQLFLRYLHLLITLSVPDSVLTESATLTRLSACLATDCTRFLTSPLVYYRLVLDFKDLLGLRPFLKKGTGTKAEDYRKQALIPQQAVGTFQASKLCPLPWPHSTGFSQIPCSALNMNYLIHLSRPTDFLARPCLDRLKGLRSIPDLDQRKYLRWLPTLHPRSPKMSEDNLAREPYSPSSLSLEGDIDLDTFLKLHFPRKCYSLPCLREGWKLSNELGIRSPPPRTLTPLIQESETSTESFMGTVSDDLRYIIKDLEVDLTSKPKPSSTLSPLLGAMTRGPKGDQRVEELQRTLKVLQEEEASGKWDYRPNLKTPEHPQPVTVALKLKDQTVVQAAAVRVSDRAFHDNFYVKEENVLYNHLSGELDSRLLKELDTVLFAGDSIREIYKELMSRVSADHLQFDKGPLVEPSSNIDWSGLMASSLLNKDPKKRIINPILDGIGKHRIHSVNSEPLPPPATPQRGKHWVRHKNSWMRWWRATLTSDDYFMFLATQECDFLHVIFHMYPEDEPIEVPVVISDSMELPLPPPLLQEEETGDFVPGVWDVNTVLEDGLGAEGIKSLGDRRKARQLQKRLEKIWTALQVPDKDRLDMAIKYSTNARIGQLPALVKAWEKALTPIQERELLLAQLERFEQEASDPNRFFLKVDYDLWRWTEESQIRNDLYTKISSVEKFLNKLLQDIQTAFGDSVTYKGRCYLEKMKRDKVEMLYWLQQERRAKGLVRVQKGSRLPSLNPKNTGNSGSGGSLISSPRNV, translated from the coding sequence TCCCGGAGACCCCGGAGCCGCTGCCTACGCCAACAGAGGCTCGAGTAGGAGTCGAAGAGGTCTCTGGCCGGGACTCCTTCTTCATGGAGCAGCTGTCACCCGGCTCACTGTGCAAGTTGGTGGCGGAGCGGCTGTCCCATGTGGGTATCTCACCAGAGGTGCCCCTTGATGGCAGGCGGCGGCTGGCTGAGGTCATCCTGTCGGAGCTGCAGTATGGCTGGCAGATGCCCGAGCCTGAGCCGGGCCTCAGCCCAAGGGAACAGCAGCAGCTTCGCCAGCGTGTGGAGACTCACGTGGTGCTCTCAGCGGAGCAGCTATTTCTGCGCTATCTGCACCTACTGATCACCCTGTCTGTCCCAGACTCTGTGCTCACTGAATCTGCCACGCTCACccgcctgtctgcctgcctggcCACCGATTGCACCCGTTTCCTCACCAGCCCCCTCGTCTACTATCGCCTGGTCTTGGACTTCAAAGACCTGCTGGGCCTCCGCCCTTTCCTGAAGAAGGGCACTGGGACCAAGGCAGAGGATTACCGCAAGCAGGCTCTCATTCCCCAGCAGGCCGTGGGTACCTTCCAGGCTTCCAAGCTCTGTCCTCTACCCTGGCCACATAGCACTGGCTTCTCCCAGATCCCATGCTCAGCCTTGAACATGAATTATTTGATCCACTTGAGCCGGCCAACAGATTTCCTAGCCAGGCCTTGTCTGGACCGGTTAAAAGGACTGAGGTCCATCCCAGACCTGGACCAGAGAAAGTATCTGCGATGGCTACCAACTCTACACCCCAGATCCCCCAAGATGTCTGAGGATAACCTTGCTAGGGAGCCTTATTCTCCAAGTAGTCTGAGTTTGGAAGGGGACATAGATTTGGATACCTTCCTGAAGCTCCACTTCCCCCGGAAATGCTACTCATTGCCCTGTCTGAGAGAAGGTTGGAAGCTTTCCAATGAACTGGGTATCCGTTCACCTCCCCCTCGAACCTTGACCCCTCTCATCCAGGAAAGTGAGACCAGCACAGAGTCCTTCATGGGCACAGTTTCAGATGACCTCAGGTACATTATAAAAGACTTGGAAGTAGACTTGACCAGTAAGCCCAAGCCGAGCTCTACCTTGTCTCCTCTCCTAGGAGCCATGACCCGAGGCCCAAAAGGTGATCAGCGTGTAGAAGAGCTGCAGAGAACTCTAAAGGTCCTGCAAGAAGAAGAAGCTTCTGGAAAATGGGACTACAGGCCTAACCTGAAAACCCCAGAGCATCCACAGCCAGTTACAGTGGCTCTGAAGTTGAAAGATCAGACTGTGGTCCAGGCAGCAGCTGTTCGAGTCTCTGATCGGGCATTCCATGACAACTTCTATGTGAAGGAAGAAAATGTTCTCTATAATCACTTGTCTGGTGAGTTGGACAGCAGGCTCTTAAAAGAACTAGACACTGTGCTTTTTGCTGGGGATAGCATCCGGGAGATCTACAAGGAGCTCATGAGTCGAGTCTCTGCTGACCATTTGCAATTTGATAAGGGGCCTCTTGTGGAGCCCTCATCTAATATTGACTGGTCGGGTCTTATGGCTTCATCCTTACTGAACAAAGATCCCAAGAAACGGATCATCAACCCTATCCTGGATGGCATTGGGAAACACAGGATACATTCCGTAAACTCTGAGCCACTTCCGCCTCCAGCAACCCCACAGCGTGGTAAGCATTGGGTCAGACACAAGAACTCCTGGATGCGCTGGTGGAGGGCTACCCTGACCTCTGATGACTACTTCATGTTCCTAGCCACTCAGGAGTGtgatttcctccatgtcatcttCCACATGTACCCTGAGGACGAACCTATAGAAGTTCCTGTCGTCATCAGTGATAGTATGGAACTTCCACTCCcacctccattgttacaagagGAGGAGACTGGGGACTTTGTGCCAGGTGTCTGGGATGTCAACACAGTCTTAGAGGATGGTCTGGGAGCTGAAGGGATCAAATCCCTGGGGGACCGCAGGAAAGCAAGGCAACTTCAGAAGCGACTAGAGAAAATCTGGACAGCCCTGCAGGTGCCTGACAAAGACCGGCTGGACATGGCCATCAAATATAGCACTAATGCCCGAATAGGACAGCTCCCTGCTCTGGTGAAGGCCTGGGAGAAGGCCTTAACCCCTATCCAGGAACGAGAGCTCTTGTTAGCACAGTTGGAGCGTTTTGAGCAAGAAGCTTCAGACCCCAACCGCTTCTTTTTAAAGGTTGATTATGACCTTTGGCGCTGGACGGAAGAGTCCCAGATCCGTAATGACTTATATACAAAGATCAGTTCAGTGGAGAAATTTCTGAACAAGCTCCTTCAGGATATCCAGACTGCCTTTGGGGACTCAGTGACATACAAGGGACGGTGTTATCTGGAGAAAATGAAGAGGGACAAAGTTGAGATGTTGTACTGGCTACAACAAGAACGTAGAGCCAAGGGGCTGGTCCGAGTCCAAAAGGGCTCACGACTGCCTTCCCTCAATCCTAAAAATACCGGAAACTCTGGAAGCGGGGGCAGTCTCATCTCCTCTCCCAGAAATGTCTAA